From the genome of Prunus persica cultivar Lovell chromosome G8, Prunus_persica_NCBIv2, whole genome shotgun sequence:
ATCAAGGTGCAATACTTAATCacttaaactttttatttattttaaatttccttttctctcttaacCATGTCAAGTGACTTACAGATTATGGTTTCAGGTACACCCAGATGCACGGTCATTCAGAATAAAAACCATCCCTTATTATCATGATTTGTGTTCGATATACGGTGACACAGCCATCGAAGAGAGAAGTAGGCGTTGTATCCTTGACACAAATGTTAAAAGTGAATTAGGATTAGGGACAGTTGATTTGTTGGGAGTTCTTAACTCTGCTTCTGCAACTGTTGATGGCAGGTGATAATATTCCCGAGGAGTCATCACATTCAGGTGAGAATGGTACAACTGCAGCCACACAGCCAAGGAGAGTTAGTCAGGGAACTGCCGAGACTCTTCAGGATATCATGGTTGGTGAAGATTATGGAGTCACTGTGCCAGCAAAGTCTTTTGATGATGTGGAGCATGCTATGACAAGTGTTCCTGGAATCACCACAAATAGTCGCTCCAGAACTTACTGGCAGCCACCCATGGACCGTTATTTCATTGAACTTATGCAAGAACAGGTGCGGAAAGGCAGCAGGATAGATGGTGTTTTCCGTAAACAAGCATGGATGGAGATGATTGCCTCATTCAATGCAAAGTTTGGCTTTAACTATGATATGGATGTTCTTAAAAATCGACACAAAACTCTGAAAAGGCAATATAATGTTATAAAGAATCTACTTGAATTGGATGGGTTTATCTGGGATGATGCGCGCCAAATGGTGACTGCTGATGATTATGTTTGGCAAGATTATATTAAGGTATGTATCTATTCAAGTGCAGCATGCTTATTCAACTGAAGactgtattattattattatgtattGCCCGTACATAATATTTCCGTTGAGTTCTATCTGTTTTCACATAGGTTGAAGTGTATAAATTTTACCAGTTTAGGATCTCCCAATATAATCTTGTTTCATACTCCAGAGTTTGAAGGAAATATTGTTATGGTAACATGCAGGAACATACTGATGCACGGCAGTTCATGACCCGGCCTGTCCCATATTATAAACACTTGTGCATGATATGTGATCCAAGTGTTGACGATAGAGACTCCTATTCAGGTCAAGATGTGGagcaagaaaatcaagttgAAGGCGCCAAGTTGTGTGGAGCATTAACTAGTTTTCTGTCTCCATCTACATCAGTTTCCactgaagatgaagatggtgATGTGCAGGAGTCAACCCCTATGTGCCAGAAGAAAAGGCGTCGACTAGAAGACTGCTCAAATGAGGCTTATCCAAAAAGATCACGAGAAGAAGATGGTGGCATGGCTAGTGCTCTTCGTGAGATGGCATCAGCAGTATCTTCGTTatcagagaagaagagaaatgatGAGAAGTTGAACTCTGGGTCAATAGAAAGTGTGGTTGAAGCAGTACAAGCATTACCAGACATGGACGAAGACCTTGTGTTAGATGCATGTGATTTGCTAGAGGATGAAAAGAAGGCAAAAACATTCATGGCATTGGATGTTAAATTACGAAAGAAGTGGTTGATGAGGAAACTTCGACCACAGTAGGGTTTTCCAAAGTTGTATATTTTTGTCGAATAGCATagatttttacttttaatgGTAAAGAAAATAGCATAGAAATGGAAAGGAAAATTAACATCAGCTATATGCTTTCATATGAAATAGTTTAGGATGCTTGTTTGGAAGAGTATTGGAGAGAGAGTGGTTATAAGCAAGTGCTAGAAGTTTGCCatcttcataaaaaatttagtaTTATTATAAGCAGCGTAGCCTAATTTACCACAATAATATCATTCATTAGTACTAATACTCACTCGACACCAACATCATCTCTCAAACGCGGATATGATATGCTgcttctaaaaaaataaaaataccacCATAACTTTGACAAAGCTCGacttaccccaaaaaaataaaaataaaaagttgatAAGCTAGTTAAAACAGCTAATGGCTGATTATGTGGCGTTTTGCCATGTTTTAAGCCGTTTGTCAAGTGAAACGCCCacaagttaaaaataaaaataggaagGTTTGGCTCTACGAAGaaagtttttttcttaaatcacTAGAATACAATATAAAATGAGAAATTTGTGGTTCCTCCAACCTTGATTGATCTTTATAAGATACAAGtcacaaaacaagaaattttcatttgtaatTCACTTTGGCTTGTGCGATAAGCAGCGGCGGCAAAATAGGAATCAAAAGTGGTAGGTTTTTTGTGGTTATTTAGGCCAAGCTCTCCGAAAGGACTTGTATAAAAATGAGCCAATCAGCTGTTTACAACAGGTACTTACTACCCAGAATGCGATTAATCTCTTTTGCGTCCACGGTGGTAAATACACCTCCATAGTTTGTCAATAACATCCTAAAATATAGTACAAACTCATAAgatattttaataaacttACTATTGCTGTGAACTTTAAATATTcttttatgtataaaaaaaattaattaaaaaaattcaattttggcTAGTAAAGATTCCTCATGGTAATATATATGGTATATACATATGTGGTATATTTGTTACCCGTAAATAACAGCAGACGAGAAGATATTTCTTATTGAGATTGAGATTGAGATTGAGATTGAGATTGATTTTCTTCTGTGATAAAAGCCAtaatggaagaagatgaatttCCCACTGGTTTAAAAATTCTTGTTGTAGATGATGATGAGACATGTCTCTTTATATTAGAAAGGATGCTTCAGTCTCTGAATTACCAAGGTACATCAATTCCGTTTTTCATATATGTCTCTTTCTCTATACAACATGTAGTTcgattctctttctttctaattGTCTGCTTCCTTGGGTCGGGAGAATCGATGGTATATACATATGTTGTGATTATACTACGTACTAgggtttttccttcttcttcaaggaAGGAGACTCCAAGCAAGGTATATACATTACTACtagggtttttctttcttcttcaaggAAGGAGAATCGATGGTATATACATATGTTGTGATTATACCACTAGGGTTAAAGAAGAAGACCAAGAATTTATAGgccatctttttcttcatgtATGTGAGTTGGAAGTTTTAAACTTGTACAAAATAGTAGAGACCTTGCCTGAATGCATTCGATCATGCCCTAAGGAATAAGGGGtttctttaaataattttggaaacttttaaattttaatttgttatacAAGGAAGTAAATGTCGACGGCCTAATTAGCTCCCTTGTTAAACTAATAAGTTGATATATTTTCAGTTACAAAATGCCGGAATGCAGAGGAGGCTCTATGTATGCTTCGAGAGGATAAAGGCAAGTTTGATATAGTGATTAGTGATGTGCACATGCTCACCATGGAGGAAGGATTCAAGCTCCTTGAGACAGTTGGTTTGGAGATGAAATTGCCTGTTATCAGTAcgtgaattatatatatatttgaaaccCTAACTAGCTACATGCGCATTAATTGTATATCGAATTAACAtatgcaatttcaatttcaatttcaagtattaattattatatgtatatgtatgtactACTCTTTCAGTGATGTCATCGGATGATAATCATGAGACGATGAAGAAGGGCATCATTCATGGTGCTTGTGATTATTTGGTGAAGCCGTTCCAGAGGACGGCTCTTAAACTGATTTGGCAGCATGTGGTCCGCAATAGAAGAAACAAGGAAGCACTTGCAGTTGCAGTTGCAGAGCCCAAGTCATGCGTTTTGgtggaagatgatgatgatgatgatgatgatgatgatgatcttgTTGCCTCTCCAGCGAAGAAAAGAAGACGCCTAGTTTGGACAGCACAGCTTCATCAACAGTTTGTCACTGCTGTGAATCAACTTGGGCATAAAAGTACGTACTACGAATGCTTTACcaactaattatatataaataaaacgaTCATTAACcaactaattatatatatatatatatatatatcacgtTAATAATGGGTactaatattatattaattcattcttgtttttggTCTCCTGTATTAATTGATATATGCAGATTGTCatccaaagaaaattttggatCGTATGCAGCAAATGGGTGCTCGTGGTCTTACTAGAGAAAATGTCGCTAGCCACCTTCAGGTATGTATATGTGTCTTCATGGTTACCCTTTGTAATAAACCTTAACCTTGTATCTTCGCTTTGCACAGTCAGTTTATGCTTTGTTAATTGTCGTGAGCTGAGGTAGCTAAACGAAGAAACTCACATAATATACTACATGATACAGAAATACCGCATCCATTTTAGAAGGCAAAATGAGGCATCACAAAATCAGAGAAGACAATCCACATCTACTATTGGTTCAAGTTCTAGAGAACCAAATTTCAACTTCTCATCTTCATCGAATGAGTTGATCAGACTCCAAGATTATGCCAATTCAGGACAAGTCCCATTTCAAAGTTTCACTACTTTTCCACTAGTAGCTGGAGCTGTAAGTGAGAGGCCAGAACCCAAATTTGGCATGCTTCTTGCTGATCAAAGAAACCTCCCTCTGGACTCGAGAACGCTAGGCGAGCCAATATACGAAATGGAGTACCAATTAAGCAACAGTAGTCCATTACAAGCAAATTTACAATCTGAAATTCCAACCACCATGGACCTTAAAcagcaaatttttttacacgaacaacaacagcagcaaaaagaagaagaagaagctcatCTTCAAATCCTTGGAAACAGTGGCTTGCAAGTAACTAGTGAAGGTACAAGCATTCAGAAGAAGTCAACATCACTAGGGGTGAACTCACCTAGAGTTGATGGAAACCAGAGTCACCATTTGACGTTGAAAGACATTGTACAAGCAATGCAGATGGTAAATGGAACTGCGCCTGCTAATCATGATATTGGTCAAAGTCAGACTAGTCTGAACCAGGATGTGACAGAAAGTAACGCTACAACATTCTATCCCACAACACACGAGAGTATACCTTGTGgagaaaattataatttctaCATAAATGAATCTTGTTTTGGCATCCCTACAGTAGAGGAACAGCATTATAATAAGGACATGGGGAGTATTGTTGATGAGCATTCCAATTGGGACAAGTTGTTAGTTGATGATTCTCAAAGGTTCAAGGCCGGAAGCTGTTCGTATGATCAACCAAGTTTTGAGGCTATAATTTATGCGCAAAACCATGTTGCTATCGATGATTACATGCCAAGACCGTTCATAGAGGTTGGTTTGATCCATCATTAGTTATTTGTGACTTGGTAGTTGGTACATGCTGTTTCTTTTCTGTAATGTTTTagatttcttgttttctcctATTTGCAGGAAGGAACTGGGCTGCCTGCGCGATATCAAAGATAATAGGGATTCCCAATGCATGCTTGGGTTGGGAGGGATAATGGTACTGCACTCTGCTGATACTCATGAACACTACTACTCCATTGATTGTTGTATGATGAATTGCATTATCTTGTGGATGTtttccccctctctctctctctctctctctctctctctctcttcatttcATTGTTGCTTAAGGACATGGGGATCCTGTATAATAGCTTGTCCTAGAATCTATAGATTGAGGATGAGCCCTGTCTTACACTCATATTCACTTGTATAGAGATTTGGTAAACACTCTTGCATTAATTAATTCTGACAAACTTGTGTTACAACATGGCTACACTCCACAGGTATCTATTAGTAGTATTACACGGTTGATAAAGTGTAAAAGCAGCCCCATCACTGATGTGGGTGTGGCACATTCAAAACCATAAAATAACtttatataaaacaaattcaGTAATCAAATCAAAGTCTCAATCCATATTGATTGACAAGCCTAGGCATGAATGATAAAGATGGAGACCATCCTTGTTAGGGAGTGGGATTTGGCAAGGATATCCATGTGTTGTTTGTCCCTCCTTCCCTCATCTTACTAAAAGTTATAgcctctcctcctcctttgtTTCTCTTGACCTACCATTTATTTGCCGCTAGGTATTGAGTCCAGAATGTCTCACATCCACATCCACATCAACCATCAACATCCCTTTTgtctatttaaatttaataccaCCAGACCGGCCAGATAATAGTTAGTTAGTAATAGTATACAAAAGTGATTTTGCTACTTCAAATGTCACCTCCAACACTCATCCACCACTCGCAGTGCATTAAAAGTGATTTTGGTCTCTTGCGCTTAGGGCTTTGAGGCATCCTGATTCCTGTTGAAGTTTTGCAAGTTACCTAGCTGCTTCATTTCTGTACTGTACTGTGAAGTGGTATGGGTCTATGATTAGATTAGACAAGCAAATATGTACATAACTTACTTGATAATAATAAATGCATCTTCTAAGAAGAATCTAAGATGGACCATTGAATTTGAGAGAGACATATTGgtattattattagtattattaGTATGGtcccctcccctcccctcctCCACGCTCGGTTAGGGTAGAGTAGGGTAGGGTTGGGTTGGGAGGGgcctcatcctctctctctctctctctctctctctctctctctctcgagtCTTGAGTCTTGGCTAAAAACCTAACTAAATGCGCACAGGACAGGACAGCTATAAGAAACCCGAATAGACAGAGATTAGGGATGGAGggaccaaaatcaaaatatgtggTTGGTTGTTATTACTTGAGGATGATTAAAAGTTGTATGTATGCTATAAATAAGATTCGGAGAGAGTGAGTACggaagaaaacacaaaaatacaGACGAAAGGGAGAGGGGACCATCATCCGAATCCGATCACGATGGGTTACACAGTTACACTCCCCTCCCTGTATCTCTCAacagaatgaatgaatgaatgaatgaatgaatgaatgaatgggCCTCTACTCATTCAGTAAAGCTTGCAAtcgtttattattattgttacaATAAAACACTAGCGGGGTAGGAAAGCAACAGAAAATTACCTTCTCTTCTTATCTTAAATGGGAATGCCCCCCTGGGTTTGTTTGAATCAACTTTGATCCAAAACCGAAACCCAACCCATTTCTATTCTATTCTATTCAGGTTCTTGTTTCAACCGTGCGTGCCTGCAGCTGCATTCTTCTTCTACAACATCACTAGAACCATCCCGCCAGCGCCTCTCACCCGACGACcatacaaaaatttaaatcaattcttcttcttctttttctccgagactgagagtgagagtgacagaaaagaaagagtgGGTAGGTGCTTTAGATTGATTCTAACAACAAGAATGTGGGGTGGATGGAAGCAACAAGAagaaaccccaaaaaagaaaatttaaaaaaaaaagatgatgacCCACCAAGGCAACCGGACACGTGCAATGGCGGGGCATAAGGAATCGGTCCCAATCATTCTCCATCCAATGGCTTGGACACCTGCTACGCTACGCAACAGTGACTCCCAATCCTTCCTTCGCCATCATTAGTAATAATCTTCATCCATTCCAGTTTTTGGGATCAGTTGATTAATCATTGAGATTAATAAGTAAGCAGGAGcactcatcatcatcagttcAGATAAAGATGGCGATGGAAAGACAGAATGAGGGATTGGGATTTAGCTCACAACCCACAAATACCATCATTCATTCGCAGTCACAGATGagattcttcttccaactccaGCTCTGCCTAATTTAACTACAAAGttcaataataaaagaaatcaGTGATCTATCTACACTATGTCATCTACCTCATCTGGGTTAAAACTAAAGGAGAGGCCACTTTTATAAAGGGCCATTGATACCAAAACAGAGTACCTTACCATAAAGTGAAGAAACTCCCAAGAACCAAACAGGCACCAGCTACTCAGCTAGCCACCATTCATATGCCCAAGCCTAGAGGCGCTCGTAAACATGTATGTCTTATGTTCCCCAGTTGCCAACGTATTTGACCTACTTTCATTTACTCCAGAACTGCAAATCGCCCATTTCGATTTCGACCTAATATGTAATTACTTGGAGAATTTGGAGCTTGGAGgccacccaacccaacccttCCTTTCCTTCCATTATTTCCCCCCCATTAGTACATGTATGTAATCAAATGTCATCTTGGCTTTTAAACTTGCTTAGCTTTTCTTCCTATTCtattccctctctctctctctctctctctctctctcatgcacaGTGAGTGAGTGAAGTTAATTCTGTTCTGTTTGGCCCTAACAAAAACGCATTTCACAAACACACTATTCAATACAATAACAAATTGAATATCCCCTttgtttttctccttttatttTCAGTGGCACGAATAATAGAAGAATAGAGTACAAATTGCCTGAACAGCAGAGTGACAGGTCACCTAATcattaacaaaattttaacaggaaaaaaaaaaaaaaaaaagaagaaaaaaatatctgaGTAGGTCACAGGTCACACTAAAGTGAGGAAGAAGGATGAAGATGACCAAGACAACCGACAGAAAACGAAAACAATgaagagaaattaaaaaatgaatgggaaaaaaaaaaacaaaagaaacaatggCAAATTCAGTcgggaaattaaaaaaataatagcaaACGATGTGACAAAATAAGACCTGGAGGGAATTTACCGGCGACTAGACTACCCCTTAATTGGACGTTGCGCTTCAATTTCATTTAGTGTGCCCGTACAAGTCGTAGGGTGACCAGAGGGCGTCGAGCGGGCAGGGCCGCTTGGAGTCCAGCCTGAGCCAGGGCTTGCCACTGCCGGACCAATGCAGGAGGCTAACCGGACCGGAATGGAGGTCACGGCAGCTGCCCTTCACATTATCGCCTCCCAAGCCGTGTTGATTCCACCTGTGCTCGAtgggcgccacgtgtcccgcgaaaaccaaaagaaagggTGGCAGCGATCCGAGCTCGTAGATCCGGCGGTTCTTCTGGATCTCCATCCACTTTTCGATCCGCTTGGTGTACCTGCCCCGCCTCCACTTTATCAGATCTATGACCATGACGCCGGTGTTAAAGTAACAGGGTTTCCGGCAATCAAAAGTGCCGGAAAGCCGCTTGTCCGACCAGAAAGCGGGGGTGAAGTAGTTGGTGAAGTTGGCGTGGCAGTATTCGGGCGCCCCGATGGTTCTGGAACCGAGGCTGGTGGTCCAGAGCCTGGAAATATCATCGACGACGACGAGATCAGAGTCCAAGTAGATGACCCGCTCGACGCAGGTCTCCAGCAGATCCGCCAAGTAGTTGCGGGCGTAATTGAGCGGCTGCTCCAGCGCTTGCCTCACCGACGTCGAGATCAGGCTCCGTACCATCCGTGGGTCGAAGTAGTAGACCCTAAACTTCAACTGCGGGAAAGTGGATTGGACCAGGGCTTCCAGATTCGTCTCCGAGACGAGGAAGTGGAAGAAGACACTCTCCGGGCACAGCGAGTGCTGCAGGACGGAGTGGACGGCGGCGATTGACCCACGGAGATACTCAACGTCCAGAGTGATGGCCACGTGTACCAAATTGGGATCGCACGCATCCCCGATTTGGGTCTTGGGACTTGGGGATGCACATTCATTGGAATTGCGGAATGCGGAGGCCTTTCGGAAGTTGAGGCGGCCTCCTGCTCCGACCATCGAACCGGAATCGGAGAGGAGAACCGGAGGAGGAAGGCGGAGGTAAGAGTAGtcgaggtggtggtggtggtgagagGATCGGATGGCTTCGGCGGGAGGGAAGGATTGGAGAGACGGAGAGAGAACGATCATGAGCATTGCAGCAGAGAAGAAGCCAGAGAATCTAATAATCCACAGcatcttattcttcttcttcttcttggtattattgttgatgttgttgttgctgctggtGCTGGTGCTGGTGCCGCCGCTGAAGAAAGgtcctctcctcctcctctttctcttaAACTGGAAGAAAtcgaagaaattgaaatgatctCCTGCTACAATCGACGAAAGGAACGCTAAGGTTCCTTTGAGGTCCGCCAGAATTGTAGAGAGAGACCGATTGGCGTTTAAAAGTGGCAATCACGGCAACCTTAGAGAGTGAATATAAGCAAGCAAATTAGGGGGATTAAGAAGAATGCTTTGAGTGGGAGGGAATCTCGATCCTTTCCTCTCTATCAAAGTGTAGTGTGGGGGTTGTTGCCGTGGGAACCAAGCGAAGCGacctttttgaattttcagggagaaaaaggaggaggaagaacccCCATCCATGAACAACTCAGGCCAGACACAGCGAACAATAAAAGGCGCGCCGCCGTGTGCTCTACCCTTCCccttcttctcctcttctgTCTCTCTTGCCTCACTCTATTATTAAGCTCTTCCTGGGAGTATCGGACTAAGAGAAGATGAAACTGTGAAGGAGAAGATGGAGCGCAGGCACAGCACAactagaagagagagagagagaaagagagagagagtggagaAAGGGAAAGTGagaccttttcttttcctttccagCTTTACATTTTTCCACCATAGAAATCCACGggtaaacaaaaattgtaatttatttatttttaagtgtaAGGTTTAGATTTTAATCTAATACGTGACGTTTTAATTTCTGGAATATAAATCTGAGTTTGGATACTGGTGGAAATTTAGAAATAGTAAACTATAAAATAAGAGATACAATGCATATGTATGTATGACATCGCAGAGCCTCGTAGGAGGAAAGAGGGGAAGAGGCCAGCTGTTCTCCTGTCTTGTTTCAAAATTACGATTGCAACCAGAGCCACGGGGCAAAGCCTCTTCACTCCACATCCGGACGGTTGTACATGTCACGCATCCTCTTTTCTTGACTTCTTGTGATCTGATTTTTACTTTTGTGCTTCCCTTTggtattttaaaaactttatCAGGTAGGTGAGTGTGTGGTGGAGCGTGAGATTAATTTAGGAATTAGGACTTGTTCGATTTAGTATgacaattatttatttactttggTTAAACCCATACCAAACCATATAGGGGTAACCATGACACTCATACCAATCATTGCCATATGTGTTAAAAGGATAAGTAACATGTGCGTCTATATGAGATTTTTGAGTCGgtgattttgatattttcaCTCAACTTCAAGAAAATCCTAGAAAAACCGGAATAGCTTGGGTccatttgtttggttttattATACAAGAAAATACTTGATTccctttaaatataaatagttAAAGGGCAATTcctgattatttatttaaataaacaGTTTAGGCTAAAGGTAGTGTTtcttggtttattttttatttagtgaAATAAAGGAGAGCATGTTGGATATAGCAGTCATTCCATCTATAATTACACATTATATACTTATGTTATGTGTGATATATTAGAGCACTTCTACTCATTTGCCATGATAAAAGGTAAGAGAAGGTGAGGCTATTACTATTCAAGtaaatagtggcagcccttacAAAAGGCTTTGTGGTGTTTCTATCAATTGTCATGACaatcactattcacatgagatatgatgagaggaatttgtatagagttttagtgtgggaagtgaaaattatgactaagtatttattttttaaaatttatgaaagttttttttttttttttgtgtggttgCTGACGTCATTGTTGACATTAGCAAACCTATACTAGAGCAAGGACTAGTTTTGCCTGAGGATCAGCCCAGActtgtggagcccaccaacAGTCTAGGCCCCCCCTTGCCCAGGGCCGTTGGAATCGTTCTTAGAGAAGTGCCTACACATTAATTTTAGAATTCCTTTGTACATTAAATTAATGCTTATTGAGCGTTTCGCCAAGTTTATAAGTCATATTTCGCGCTATGCATGttgattttattgaaatttataaaagttataatatttgttctttacatttgttttttgaaattacaaaaaagtTAGCACCATGAGGACCATGATCATTGTAGATTTTGGAATGAATTTTGTCAgtgaaaattattataatgCGGAAAAACGAGTCACCGAATTACAACATTAGAAgacacttaaaaataaaactatgaTACTATTGTCAAAGtgaattttggaaattgaaggAGACATTTCCTACAAATCGTGTCGGGTGTGTAGGCATTCAAATCTTAGGTCCCGTTGTTTTCATTTACATAGTGGGTCTTGGATACGAATCACAATACGATGTTTGGccattttccttcaatttataaCTACCCCTATGTTGCATGTTATGTTCACTACAGTAGCACCACATCACCACCATGacatgagatgagagagtctctcactcaaagaaaaaaagaaaaaaagaaaaaaagaaaaaagccgTTTGATCTCCGTCCTCATCataattgaatttgaagaGAATGGGAGCCCACACCACAAGGAATCATTCAGCAAAAGTCTCTGTACGTAGTTTACACGAATTCGTAGAGGGGCCCCGCAGAATCTATGCTGCTATGCTGATTTGTCATTTTGCTTGCACACATTTATCGCacgtatatataatataatatacgtATGTATGTCGACCCAATTGGAAATTTGCACGGAATTCAAAGACCTTGGGAAAATCTTTAGCTCAAGCAGAAAACATCAGAAGAGCTCAGGCTTTTCCAGGCCAGGCGCGTTGGTGTAGACCAGCTGGGAGGTCAAACCAATGGCGTGGTGCCACGTGGAGTAGATCATTGATCCCCATCCCTGTGAATCTGTGATGTCGTCAAGTCCCATTGAGTTGAAGCGGATGCAGGCAGGCGTacggtactctctctctctctctctcgcaacGCAACACAGCtgtgttttgtgtttgtggtCACTGGTCATGCTATGCCGATGCTTTTATATTATACTTTGTGAAGCGCGTTCCTCGCCTCGGTTGACACAACACCATTACAGTCCGTACGCTTCACTTCTCTAACGCCAGCCTGGCCACTGGCCTCTCTCTGCAATCTGCAATCTGCAATATCAATactattaatattaatattcaaGTTGTGCGTTTTATATACAAGTTGCATTTTAACAATTCGATTCGatcccaacaaaaataacatttCGATTCGAGAAagcccaacaacaacaaaaacaccCCCGGTTTAGGCCTGAAGTGGCTGGCTGAGCCATGCAGTTGTAGGCATAGCCCAATATGCATGTATTTCGAACGGGGCCAGGCTTTGCTGCGAATAGCCCAGCCCAGACCGGTATAAATAAACCCAATGCTCAGCTCGAATAAGTTGACTTGTAGCCCACAAACAAGACATAGCATTATGATTAAAGTGAAAGGAAGGCCGGGACTGAGTGGTGTCTGCCAACTG
Proteins encoded in this window:
- the LOC18766747 gene encoding L10-interacting MYB domain-containing protein isoform X1: MPASAKWLDAFTLQYIFVLITLCSLSCCSMGIRGRTDGDRLRTVWTPEMDRYFIDLMLEQVCKGNKFDDHLFSKRAWKHMTSLFDAKFKFPYEKDVLKNRHKTLRNLYKAVRNLLDERGFSWDEMRQMVTADNNVWDEYIKVHPDARSFRIKTIPYYHDLCSIYGDTAIEERSRRCDNIPEESSHSGENGTTAATQPRRVSQGTAETLQDIMVGEDYGVTVPAKSFDDVEHAMTSVPGITTNSRSRTYWQPPMDRYFIELMQEQVRKGSRIDGVFRKQAWMEMIASFNAKFGFNYDMDVLKNRHKTLKRQYNVIKNLLELDGFIWDDARQMVTADDYVWQDYIKEHTDARQFMTRPVPYYKHLCMICDPSVDDRDSYSGQDVEQENQVEGAKLCGALTSFLSPSTSVSTEDEDGDVQESTPMCQKKRRRLEDCSNEAYPKRSREEDGGMASALREMASAVSSLSEKKRNDEKLNSGSIESVVEAVQALPDMDEDLVLDACDLLEDEKKAKTFMALDVKLRKKWLMRKLRPQ
- the LOC18766747 gene encoding L10-interacting MYB domain-containing protein isoform X2 encodes the protein MPASAKWLDAFTLQYIFVLITLCSLSCCSMGIRGRTDGDRLRTVWTPEMDRYFIDLMLEQVCKGNKFDDHLFSKRAWKHMTSLFDAKFKFPYEKDVLKNRHKTLRNLYKAVRNLLDERGFSWDEMRQMVTADNNVWDEYIKVHPDARSFRIKTIPYYHDLCSIYGDTAIEERSDNIPEESSHSGENGTTAATQPRRVSQGTAETLQDIMVGEDYGVTVPAKSFDDVEHAMTSVPGITTNSRSRTYWQPPMDRYFIELMQEQVRKGSRIDGVFRKQAWMEMIASFNAKFGFNYDMDVLKNRHKTLKRQYNVIKNLLELDGFIWDDARQMVTADDYVWQDYIKEHTDARQFMTRPVPYYKHLCMICDPSVDDRDSYSGQDVEQENQVEGAKLCGALTSFLSPSTSVSTEDEDGDVQESTPMCQKKRRRLEDCSNEAYPKRSREEDGGMASALREMASAVSSLSEKKRNDEKLNSGSIESVVEAVQALPDMDEDLVLDACDLLEDEKKAKTFMALDVKLRKKWLMRKLRPQ
- the LOC18766747 gene encoding L10-interacting MYB domain-containing protein isoform X3, yielding MGIRGRTDGDRLRTVWTPEMDRYFIDLMLEQVCKGNKFDDHLFSKRAWKHMTSLFDAKFKFPYEKDVLKNRHKTLRNLYKAVRNLLDERGFSWDEMRQMVTADNNVWDEYIKVHPDARSFRIKTIPYYHDLCSIYGDTAIEERSRRCDNIPEESSHSGENGTTAATQPRRVSQGTAETLQDIMVGEDYGVTVPAKSFDDVEHAMTSVPGITTNSRSRTYWQPPMDRYFIELMQEQVRKGSRIDGVFRKQAWMEMIASFNAKFGFNYDMDVLKNRHKTLKRQYNVIKNLLELDGFIWDDARQMVTADDYVWQDYIKEHTDARQFMTRPVPYYKHLCMICDPSVDDRDSYSGQDVEQENQVEGAKLCGALTSFLSPSTSVSTEDEDGDVQESTPMCQKKRRRLEDCSNEAYPKRSREEDGGMASALREMASAVSSLSEKKRNDEKLNSGSIESVVEAVQALPDMDEDLVLDACDLLEDEKKAKTFMALDVKLRKKWLMRKLRPQ
- the LOC18766747 gene encoding L10-interacting MYB domain-containing protein isoform X4, whose product is MGIRGRTDGDRLRTVWTPEMDRYFIDLMLEQVCKGNKFDDHLFSKRAWKHMTSLFDAKFKFPYEKDVLKNRHKTLRNLYKAVRNLLDERGFSWDEMRQMVTADNNVWDEYIKVHPDARSFRIKTIPYYHDLCSIYGDTAIEERSDNIPEESSHSGENGTTAATQPRRVSQGTAETLQDIMVGEDYGVTVPAKSFDDVEHAMTSVPGITTNSRSRTYWQPPMDRYFIELMQEQVRKGSRIDGVFRKQAWMEMIASFNAKFGFNYDMDVLKNRHKTLKRQYNVIKNLLELDGFIWDDARQMVTADDYVWQDYIKEHTDARQFMTRPVPYYKHLCMICDPSVDDRDSYSGQDVEQENQVEGAKLCGALTSFLSPSTSVSTEDEDGDVQESTPMCQKKRRRLEDCSNEAYPKRSREEDGGMASALREMASAVSSLSEKKRNDEKLNSGSIESVVEAVQALPDMDEDLVLDACDLLEDEKKAKTFMALDVKLRKKWLMRKLRPQ